The stretch of DNA CCAAGGCGTCCTGATCGTCGACCCCGAGCGCCTCAAGCGTGCGGCGGCCAAACAGCAGGCCGGATTCCAGCGTTTCGCGCAGTTCGTAGTCGACATTGCGATTCCTGAGGGCGATCGAATGGACACGGTCGTAGGAGCGTACGAAGAGTTTCGCGTGCGGATATTCGGCCTGCACCAGATCCACCACCTTGTCGGTGATTTCCCGCTTCTGCGTGCAGACGACGACGATCTTCGCCTTGTCGATGCCGGCCGAGCGCAGCACGTCCTTGCGCGTTCCGTCGCCGAAATAGATACGGAAGCCGAAGGAGGACGCCTGGCGGATACGGTCCGCGGAGAAATCGATGACCGTCACGTCGCGCCCGCCCGCGAGCAGGATCTGCGCGGCGATCTGACCGAAACGCGAGAAGCCGACCATCAGCACATCGGCGCCCGCACCCTCGAAGTCCTCATCGAGCTCCTCCTGATCCTCGCCTTTCAGCATACGTTTCGAAAGTGCTGCCCCGAGCGGAGTCAGCGCCATCGACAGTGTAACGATGGCGACCAGAAGCGATGCCGTGCTGAAGGGCATCAGTCCCGCCGCACCGGCAGTCGTAAACAGCACGAAGCCGAACTCGCCGCCCTGCGGCAGCAGGAAAGCGATGCGGATGGCGTCGTCGTGCGAAGAACCGCTCACCCGGCAGAGGCCGTAGATGATCACAGCCTTGACGGCCATCACGATCGGCACCGCGGCGACGATGAAGAGCGCGTTGTCGATCAGCACATCCAGTTCCAGCGACAGGCCGACCGCCATGAAGAAGATAGCGAGAAGCACGCCGCGGAAAGGTTCGATATCCGCCTCAAGCTCATGCCGGTAGGAGGATTCGGCGAGCATGACGCCGGACAGGAACGCGCCCATCGCCATGGAAAGCCCGGCAAACTGCATCAGGCTCGCCGATCCCATGACCACGAAAAGCGCCGCGACGATCATCGCCTCGCGTGCTCCGGTCCTTGCAATCACCTGGAAGAGCGGCGTCAGCAGATAGCGCCCCATGACGATCATCGCGCCGACGGCACCGACCGCGATCGCAAAGTCCAGAAGCGGCGCATTGCTGCCGGTTCCACCGTCGAGAATGGTGATCAGCGCCAAGAGCGGCACGATTGCCAGATCCTGGAAAAGCAGCATCGAAAAGGAGCGCTGCCCGTATTTGGAGTTCACCTCGCCAGCATCATCGAGGATCTGCATCGCAAAGGCAGTGGAAGAAAGCGCCAGCCCAAAGCCCGCAACGACGCTTCCCCGCCAGTCGAGCACGCCGGAGAAATAGGCAAGCCCCGTCAGCGCCAGTCCCGTCAGCATCACCTGCGCCGTGCCGAGCCCGAAGATGTCGCGTCGCATCTGCCAGAGTCGCGAGGGCTTGAGCTCGAGGCCGATGATGAAGAGCAGGAAGACGACGCCGAGCTCGGCAACGCCCAAAATCTGCTCGCCGTCCGTGATGCCATGAAATATCGGACCGATAACGACGCCCGCGGCAAGATAGCCGAGCACCGTGCCGAGCCCGAGCTTCTTGAAGATCGGGGCGGCGACGACCGCGCCGCCGAGCAGCAGGATCGTTTCGGAAAAGAGGGCATTGGGGGCGGACATGTCGCGGAGTTTCTTTCAATGGCGGGAAGCGCGCAAGCCGCGCGAAAAAGAATCGGCGGCCGCGGCCTTGATGCTTTCGGAAGTGCACAATAAATGGAAGCCCAAGGAAAGGCCAAATCATGTCCTCAGAAATAGATTCCTCGACACTTCTTTCCCGTGCAAGCCAGTTGATCGATCTTGCCAGGAAGGCCGGCGCCGATGCCGCCGATGCGGTTGTCGTGCGCTCGCGCTCGCAATCCGTCGGCATCCGCCTCGGCAAGGTCGAAGGCACGGAATCGTCTGAGAGCGACGATTTCTCCCTGCGCGTCTTCGTTGGCCGGAAGGTCGCGAGCGTTTCCGCCAATCCCGGCTTCGACCTGAAGGCGCTCGCCGAACGCGCTGTCGCGATGGCAAAAGTCTCGCCTGAAGATCCCTTCGCGTGCCTTGCCGACGAGCAGAGGCTTGCGAAGTCCTATGCCGATCTTGAGCTTTTCGACCCGACGGAAGTTTCCGCCGACATGCTGCGCGAGGCAGCGCTTGCGACTGAGGCCGCGGCACTTGAGGTCAAGGGCGTCACCAACTCGTCCGGGGGCGGAGCCTCCGCTGGTTTCGGGGGGCTGGTTCTCGTCACCTCGCACGGCTTCCAGGGCAGCTATATGGGCTCGCGCTTCGGCCGTTCCGTCAGCGTCATTGCCGGCGAAGGCACCGGCATGGAGCGCGATTACGATTACGACAGCCGCCTTTATTACGCCGAACTCGACGATGCCGCCGAAATCGGCCGCCGCGCCGGCGAGCGTGCCGTCAAGCGCCTCAATCCGCGTCAGGTCGATACCGGCAAGGGCGTCACCGTCGTCTTCGATCCGCGCATCGCCCGCGGTTTCGTCGGCCACATCGCTGGCGCCATCAATGGCGCGTCGGTCGCGCGCAAATCCAGCTTCCTGCGCGACAAGATGGGCCAGCAGGTGTTGAAATCCGGCCTTTCGATCACCGACGATCCGCTGATCGTGCGCGGCCCGTCCTCGCGTCCTTTCGATGGCGAAGGCATTTCCGGCGAGCGGCTGGTGATGATCGAGGACGGCGTCCTGAAGCATTGGTTCCTTTCGACTGCGACGGCGCGTGAAATCGGCATGGAAACCAATGGCCGCGGCGTGCGCAGCGGCAATTCCGTGACGCCCGCTTCGACGAACCTCGCGCTGGAACCGGGTGATATCTCGCCGGAAGAGTTGATCCGGAGCGTCGGGAACGGCTTCTACGTGACTGAGCTTATCGGCCAGGGTGTCAACATGCTCACAGGCGAATATAGCCGCGGCGCGACCGGCTTCTGGATCGACAACGGCGAACTGACATTCCCTGTCTCCGAAGTGACGATCGCCTCGAACCTCAAGGAGATGTTCATGCGTGTGACGCCCGCAAACGACATCGATCGCAAGTATGGCGTAGCGGCCCCCACGCTGGCGATCGAGGGAATGACGCTTGCGGGACGCTAGAGCGTCCTGACCTTGTTGGAATTGGATTGATGCAATGTGTGACGTTCGAACGGCCCGCTGGCAAAGCGATCTCGAATTGATCGCCGATGCCGCAAAGCAGGCGGGTGATGTTGCTCTCGGATTCTTCAATCAGTCGCCGGAGGTCTGGTGGAAGAATGGAGGCCGCTCGCCCGTCAGCGCTGCCGATTTCGCCGCCAACGAAAAGCTGGAATCCATCCTGCGCCTCGCCAGGCCGGATTACGGCTGGCTTTCCGAAGAGACCGAGGACAGCGTCGCCCGTCTGTCGGCCGAGACGCTTTTCGTCATCGATCCGATCGACGGCACGCGCGCCTTCCTCGGCGGCTTGGATCTCTGGTGCGTCAGCGTCGCCGTGGTCCATCGCGGCAGGCCGGTTGCCGGAGTGCTCTACGCTCCCGCCCTCGACGAGCTTTTCGAGGCGGTCGAAGGCGGTGCCGCGATGAAGAATGGCGAGCCCATTGCCGTATCGGCCAATGGACCGGATACCGTCAGTCGTTTTGCGATCGGCGAAGACATCCTCAAGGCGTTCCCCGATCCCTTCCGGCGGAAGATCGAAAGGGTGAAGCATGTGCCCTCGCTCGCCTATCGCATCGCGATGGTCGCGGACGGCCGTCTTGAAGGTACCTTCGTCAAGCGCAATTCGCATGACTGGGATCTTGCGGCAGCCGATCTCATCCTCGAACGCGCCGGCGGCCGGCTGACCGATCTCGATGGACGCTCGGTCCTCTACAACCGTTCTGAGGTTAGTCATGCCGAGCTTTGCGGCGCTGCCGGCCCTCGCGTTGCGGAGTTTCTCGAAGGGCTTGCTGAAATACGAAGCAGTTGACGTTTGCGTCAAAATCCCGCAGATGAGAGCGCGGAGGAGACCAGAAGAGAAAGAGAAGAAAATGACGGAATCTGGCGGCAAAAAGCAGCTCTTACATCTCGTATTTGGCGGAGAACTGGAAAGCCTGACCGATGTTCAGTTCCGGGATCTGAATGATCTCGATATTGTCGGTATTTTCCCGGATTACGCCTCGGCGCTAGGGGCCTGGAAGGCCAAGGCGCAGTCGACCGTGGACAACGCACATATGCGATACTTCATCGTCCATATGCATCGCTTGCTCGATCCGCAGGACAAGGCTGGAAATAACTAATTTTTCAGCATTTTACGCGCCGGATGCCGCCTCATTCGGCAGGGCCGTCTTTGCGCATCGTTAGATACGCGCCACAGGCGATTGACGCATTCTGAACAAATTACTCGGTCATTCCGGCCGCAACAATAATTGGGGAATGGGTTTGATGTCGATCATCGCTGATCGGAGGCATTTTAAATGAGTTCGCCAAGAGCGCGGTTCGCGCTGGGCGTCTATCGGACTGCAGGGGTCATCGCCTCTCCGATCGTCGGCGCCTATCTCGCCTACCGGACCGCCAAGGGCAAGGAAGAGCGTGCGCGCCGCACGGAGCGCTTTGGTTATGCCAGCGCAAACCGGCCGCAGGGTCCGCTTGTCTGGTTCCATGCTGCGAGTGTCGGTGAGACCAACGCCGTCATTCCGCTTATCCGCGAAATCCGCCGCCGCGACATTCATGTGATCCTGACGACGGGCACGATCACCTCGGCAAGGCTCGCCGCCGAGCGCATCGGCAATGAGGCGATCCATCAATATGTACCGCTCGACCTGAAGCCCGCCGTCAGCCGCTTCCTCGAATACTGGCAGCCCGATTGCGCCATCATTGCAGAGTCGGAAATCTGGCCGGCGACCGTCATGGAACTCGGCCGCCGCCGCATTCCGCAGATCCTCGTCAATGCGCGCATGTCGGATCGCTCCTTCGCGCGCTGGCAGCGTCGAACGGCCATTGCCGAGGCGCTGTTCGAGAACCTCGCGCTTGTGATCGCGCAGACGGATATCGATGCCGAGCGTTTTCGCGATCTCGGGGCAAGGCACGTGACGACCTCCGGCAATCTCAAGGTCGATACGGACGCACCCCCTTACGACGCATCCGTACTCGCCCGCTATAAGAAGCAGATCGGCGATCGCAAGACATGGGCTGCGATCTCCACTTTCGACGGCGAGGAAAATGCCGCGGCGGTCGTTCATCGCACGCTGAAGGAGCGCAACGGCCAGCTGACGATCATCGTACCGCGCCATCCCGAGCGCTCCGACGAGATCGAAGAAATGCTCGTCAAGCAGGGGCTCAAGGTTGCCCGCCGCACGCGCGACGACCTACTCTCGCCGGATGTCGATATCTTCCTCGGCGATACGATCGGCGAAATGGGTCTTTACCTGCGGATGACGGAAGTCGCCTTCGTCGGCCGTTCGCTCTTTGCCGAAGGCGGGCAAAATCCGCTCGAACCCGCCATGCTGGGCTGCGCTGTGCTTTCCGGCAGCAATGTCCAGAACTTCCGCGACGCCTATCAGAAGCTTGCCCGCCGCGGCAGCGCCCGCATGGTGCGCGATACCGAGATGCTGGCCAAGGGGGTGCATTATCTGCTCATCAACGGCGAGGCGCGGCGTAGTATGATCGAGGCCGGCGTCATGGCTGTGCAGGAAATGCGCGGCGCGCTGACGGCGACGGTGAA from Rhizobium sp. 007 encodes:
- a CDS encoding monovalent cation:proton antiporter-2 (CPA2) family protein, whose product is MSAPNALFSETILLLGGAVVAAPIFKKLGLGTVLGYLAAGVVIGPIFHGITDGEQILGVAELGVVFLLFIIGLELKPSRLWQMRRDIFGLGTAQVMLTGLALTGLAYFSGVLDWRGSVVAGFGLALSSTAFAMQILDDAGEVNSKYGQRSFSMLLFQDLAIVPLLALITILDGGTGSNAPLLDFAIAVGAVGAMIVMGRYLLTPLFQVIARTGAREAMIVAALFVVMGSASLMQFAGLSMAMGAFLSGVMLAESSYRHELEADIEPFRGVLLAIFFMAVGLSLELDVLIDNALFIVAAVPIVMAVKAVIIYGLCRVSGSSHDDAIRIAFLLPQGGEFGFVLFTTAGAAGLMPFSTASLLVAIVTLSMALTPLGAALSKRMLKGEDQEELDEDFEGAGADVLMVGFSRFGQIAAQILLAGGRDVTVIDFSADRIRQASSFGFRIYFGDGTRKDVLRSAGIDKAKIVVVCTQKREITDKVVDLVQAEYPHAKLFVRSYDRVHSIALRNRNVDYELRETLESGLLFGRRTLEALGVDDQDALEIGEDIRKRDEERLVLQVTGGLQAGRDMLFSQPVRPEPLVRPKRTMDFDEDPLAGTADVRADA
- a CDS encoding TldD/PmbA family protein, with protein sequence MSSEIDSSTLLSRASQLIDLARKAGADAADAVVVRSRSQSVGIRLGKVEGTESSESDDFSLRVFVGRKVASVSANPGFDLKALAERAVAMAKVSPEDPFACLADEQRLAKSYADLELFDPTEVSADMLREAALATEAAALEVKGVTNSSGGGASAGFGGLVLVTSHGFQGSYMGSRFGRSVSVIAGEGTGMERDYDYDSRLYYAELDDAAEIGRRAGERAVKRLNPRQVDTGKGVTVVFDPRIARGFVGHIAGAINGASVARKSSFLRDKMGQQVLKSGLSITDDPLIVRGPSSRPFDGEGISGERLVMIEDGVLKHWFLSTATAREIGMETNGRGVRSGNSVTPASTNLALEPGDISPEELIRSVGNGFYVTELIGQGVNMLTGEYSRGATGFWIDNGELTFPVSEVTIASNLKEMFMRVTPANDIDRKYGVAAPTLAIEGMTLAGR
- a CDS encoding 3'(2'),5'-bisphosphate nucleotidase CysQ gives rise to the protein MCDVRTARWQSDLELIADAAKQAGDVALGFFNQSPEVWWKNGGRSPVSAADFAANEKLESILRLARPDYGWLSEETEDSVARLSAETLFVIDPIDGTRAFLGGLDLWCVSVAVVHRGRPVAGVLYAPALDELFEAVEGGAAMKNGEPIAVSANGPDTVSRFAIGEDILKAFPDPFRRKIERVKHVPSLAYRIAMVADGRLEGTFVKRNSHDWDLAAADLILERAGGRLTDLDGRSVLYNRSEVSHAELCGAAGPRVAEFLEGLAEIRSS
- a CDS encoding DUF4170 domain-containing protein; the encoded protein is MTESGGKKQLLHLVFGGELESLTDVQFRDLNDLDIVGIFPDYASALGAWKAKAQSTVDNAHMRYFIVHMHRLLDPQDKAGNN
- the waaA gene encoding lipid IV(A) 3-deoxy-D-manno-octulosonic acid transferase, whose amino-acid sequence is MSSPRARFALGVYRTAGVIASPIVGAYLAYRTAKGKEERARRTERFGYASANRPQGPLVWFHAASVGETNAVIPLIREIRRRDIHVILTTGTITSARLAAERIGNEAIHQYVPLDLKPAVSRFLEYWQPDCAIIAESEIWPATVMELGRRRIPQILVNARMSDRSFARWQRRTAIAEALFENLALVIAQTDIDAERFRDLGARHVTTSGNLKVDTDAPPYDASVLARYKKQIGDRKTWAAISTFDGEENAAAVVHRTLKERNGQLTIIVPRHPERSDEIEEMLVKQGLKVARRTRDDLLSPDVDIFLGDTIGEMGLYLRMTEVAFVGRSLFAEGGQNPLEPAMLGCAVLSGSNVQNFRDAYQKLARRGSARMVRDTEMLAKGVHYLLINGEARRSMIEAGVMAVQEMRGALTATVKSLEPYINPLTVKARLLPRSVAEG